One genomic window of Cellulophaga sp. Hel_I_12 includes the following:
- a CDS encoding AraC family transcriptional regulator, which produces MVKARPFKIAKKTHESITVQVDKTSEFYSKLHQHEEIQISYIKKGKGKLIIADSAHSFKEGALFCIGSNHPHVFKSSENSSGIHMISLFFTRKSFEDCYASIPELAPLKQFFSKTELNFKVITNTRPLYELIEAMVRSDKLSRLIQFFQIIQLILNAKSIRLSEFKALKKITDIEGKRMQVVFDYVIQNFQNQIGLNDVADLIYMTPNAFCRFFKQRTNKTFFQFLIQFRIEHACQLLENTTDNTIENIAMASGFNSVSNFNRQFKTLKSKSPSRYAKN; this is translated from the coding sequence ATGGTTAAAGCTCGACCGTTTAAAATAGCCAAAAAAACACATGAAAGTATCACTGTTCAGGTAGATAAAACATCCGAATTTTACAGCAAATTGCATCAGCATGAAGAAATACAAATCAGCTATATTAAAAAAGGAAAAGGAAAGTTAATTATTGCAGATAGTGCACATTCTTTTAAAGAAGGAGCCCTATTTTGTATCGGAAGTAATCACCCACATGTATTTAAAAGTTCCGAAAATAGTTCTGGGATCCATATGATTTCACTCTTTTTTACCCGAAAGTCGTTCGAAGATTGCTATGCGAGTATTCCTGAATTAGCGCCATTAAAACAGTTTTTTTCTAAGACCGAGCTAAATTTTAAGGTCATTACAAACACAAGACCGTTATATGAATTAATAGAGGCTATGGTTAGGTCAGATAAGCTATCCCGGTTGATACAGTTCTTCCAAATTATTCAACTCATTTTAAATGCCAAAAGCATTCGGTTAAGTGAATTCAAGGCCTTGAAAAAAATTACGGATATAGAAGGAAAACGTATGCAAGTGGTCTTTGACTACGTGATTCAGAATTTTCAAAATCAAATTGGTTTAAATGATGTAGCTGACCTTATCTATATGACTCCCAATGCCTTTTGTCGCTTTTTTAAACAGCGAACCAATAAAACTTTCTTTCAGTTTTTAATTCAATTTAGAATTGAGCATGCCTGTCAACTACTTGAAAACACTACCGATAATACGATAGAAAATATAGCCATGGCTTCGGGCTTCAATTCAGTTTCAAATTTTAATCGACAGTTTAAAACATTAAAAAGCAAATCACCCTCAAGATATGCCAAAAACTAA
- a CDS encoding M28 family peptidase: MKKIVLFASLLAMACNSSQKTVSEATSDTKMEIVDPSAYAETITEAELKEHLYIYASDEFEGRETGEPGQKKAVEYLANEYKKLGIAAAKADGDYIQKVPLKLSKLPKGGILVDGKSFENGEGLLTFSAAEGSYNELVYAAYGIEDENYSDYKNIDVKGKLVLIKAGEPMNSDGTYMISGSDEKSVWSNMSESVGKRFEAAKNNGAKGVLYYDENNFGRYKNRFDYMQKNDSGRMGLKVEDPNAFFNFFINADFAKNLLPTIADENTSKTISKKIELSVKSTDEDVDSENVVAFIKGTEKPNEYLVFSSHLDHIGISADGEINNGADDDGSGTVALLEIAKAFKKAADAGHGPKRSVVFLHVTGEEKGLLGSQYYTDIDPIFPLNETVADLNIDMIGRIDPKREGDRNYIYLIGSDKLSTDLHTISEEVNKKYMNVELDYTYNDENDPNRFYYRSDHYNFVKNNIPIIFYFNGTHDDYHKPGDTPDKINYDLLENRTRLVFYTGWEVANRADRLVVDKASK, encoded by the coding sequence ATGAAAAAAATAGTACTATTTGCATCATTACTAGCTATGGCTTGTAATTCTTCTCAAAAAACAGTCAGTGAGGCTACGTCGGACACAAAAATGGAAATCGTTGATCCTTCGGCATATGCAGAGACCATTACAGAAGCTGAACTTAAAGAACACCTTTATATATATGCTTCTGATGAATTTGAAGGAAGAGAAACTGGTGAGCCTGGTCAGAAAAAAGCAGTAGAATACCTAGCGAATGAATATAAAAAATTAGGCATTGCAGCAGCCAAAGCCGATGGTGACTACATTCAAAAAGTACCCTTAAAATTAAGTAAATTACCTAAAGGTGGTATTTTGGTGGATGGCAAATCTTTTGAAAATGGTGAAGGTCTTTTAACTTTTTCTGCCGCAGAAGGTAGCTATAACGAGCTTGTATATGCCGCTTATGGTATCGAAGACGAAAACTATTCAGATTATAAAAATATAGATGTAAAAGGCAAATTAGTTTTAATCAAAGCCGGGGAGCCAATGAATTCTGACGGTACCTATATGATTTCTGGAAGTGACGAGAAATCTGTTTGGAGTAACATGTCCGAATCTGTAGGAAAACGTTTTGAAGCGGCGAAAAACAACGGTGCAAAAGGCGTATTGTACTACGATGAAAATAATTTTGGTCGGTATAAGAATCGTTTTGATTATATGCAAAAAAACGACAGCGGTAGAATGGGTCTAAAAGTAGAGGATCCAAATGCTTTTTTTAACTTTTTTATCAATGCGGATTTTGCAAAAAACCTTTTACCAACAATAGCTGACGAAAACACCAGTAAAACCATCTCGAAAAAAATTGAATTGTCGGTTAAAAGCACAGATGAGGATGTAGATTCTGAAAACGTAGTTGCTTTTATTAAAGGTACCGAAAAACCTAATGAATATTTAGTATTTTCCTCGCATTTAGATCATATTGGGATTAGTGCCGATGGTGAAATAAACAATGGAGCTGATGATGATGGTTCAGGTACAGTAGCATTATTAGAAATAGCAAAAGCCTTTAAAAAAGCGGCAGATGCTGGTCATGGTCCAAAGAGATCTGTTGTTTTTTTACATGTAACCGGAGAAGAAAAAGGCCTATTAGGTTCTCAATACTATACGGATATTGATCCTATTTTTCCTTTGAATGAAACTGTAGCGGATTTAAATATAGATATGATTGGCCGCATTGACCCGAAAAGAGAAGGTGATCGTAATTATATCTATTTAATTGGTTCTGATAAGCTAAGTACAGATTTACACACAATTTCAGAAGAAGTAAATAAAAAGTACATGAATGTTGAGTTAGATTATACGTATAACGACGAGAATGATCCTAACAGATTTTACTACAGAAGTGACCATTACAATTTTGTAAAAAATAATATTCCAATTATCTTTTATTTTAATGGTACCCATGATGATTATCATAAACCAGGAGATACACCTGATAAAATAAATTATGATTTATTAGAAAACAGAACCCGATTGGTGTTTTACACAGG
- a CDS encoding dihydrodipicolinate synthase family protein, translated as MKINWEGVLPAVTTKFTKDDTLDMNMFNVNIEAQLQAGVNGIILGGTLGEASTLTDGEKKTLIKETVRMVDGKVPVIINIAEQTTTSAIDAAHKAEKYGAHGIMMLPPMRYKATDFETLRYFKKIASSTDLPIMIYNNPVDYKIEVTLDMFEELLKHENIQAVKESTRDVTNIIRIKNRFGNRLRILCGVDTLALETMITGADGWVAGLVCAFPKETVAIYKLVQAGRIAEALEIYRWFMPILELDISPQLVQNIKLAEVATGIGTEFVREPRLPLQGEERIRVQKIINEGLKTRPKLPIL; from the coding sequence ATGAAAATAAACTGGGAAGGCGTTCTGCCAGCTGTCACAACTAAGTTCACAAAAGACGATACATTAGACATGAACATGTTTAATGTAAATATAGAAGCACAGTTACAGGCGGGAGTAAACGGAATTATTTTGGGAGGAACGCTTGGGGAAGCAAGTACCTTAACCGATGGAGAAAAAAAGACTTTAATTAAAGAAACCGTTCGCATGGTTGATGGTAAAGTTCCGGTCATTATAAATATTGCGGAACAAACAACGACTAGCGCTATTGATGCCGCACATAAAGCAGAGAAGTATGGTGCTCATGGGATAATGATGTTGCCACCCATGCGGTATAAAGCTACCGATTTTGAAACGCTAAGGTATTTCAAGAAAATAGCTTCAAGTACCGATTTACCCATAATGATTTATAATAACCCTGTAGATTATAAAATTGAGGTAACTTTAGATATGTTTGAAGAACTTCTAAAACATGAGAATATCCAAGCGGTAAAAGAATCTACAAGAGATGTAACGAACATCATCCGTATTAAAAATAGATTTGGTAATCGCTTACGAATCCTCTGTGGTGTGGATACCTTAGCCTTAGAAACCATGATTACAGGAGCCGATGGTTGGGTGGCTGGTTTGGTGTGTGCATTTCCCAAAGAAACTGTTGCTATTTACAAATTGGTTCAAGCAGGTAGAATTGCAGAAGCTTTGGAAATTTACCGATGGTTTATGCCTATTTTAGAATTAGATATAAGCCCACAATTGGTGCAAAATATTAAATTAGCGGAGGTAGCGACAGGAATCGGGACCGAATTTGTGCGTGAACCAAGATTGCCCTTACAAGGTGAAGAGCGTATTCGTGTTCAAAAAATAATTAATGAAGGCCTTAAAACTAGACCCAAGTTGCCAATTTTGTAA
- a CDS encoding aldehyde dehydrogenase (NADP(+)) — protein MISGKNYIGNNLSGLNSKTYTTFNPQLNQANKEQFYEATPKEINEAVLLATVAFESYKKIAGSKKAEFLNSIADEILALGDLLIETYCKESGLPEARANGERARTIGQLRSFANLVEEGSWVEATIDTAQALREPAPKPDLRKMMLPLGPVVVFGASNFPLAYSTAGGDTAAALAAGCPVIVKSHPMHAGTGELVASAIIKAAEKTGMPNGVFSNLNSSGIDVGVQLVQHPQVKAVGFTGSITGGRALFDEAVKRDEPIPVFAEMGSINPVVILPRALEVDSEKWAKTYAGSITLGAGQFCTNPGLLLGIKSAMLSSFIQRLSQEIVKIDPTCMLHPNIYESYKKNKQTSFSQSGVEVVADYSPTVNNNYAKQAVVSVDGATFLKNTTLHHEVFGPYSLVVQCDHAKELELIIATLEGQLTGTILTDTIEAKDYTDVISALSNRVGRIIFNGVPTGVEVCPSMQHGGPYPASTDSRFTAVGVHSIKRWIRPFSFQDWPNELLPQELQNENPLQISRLVNGNHTRNKI, from the coding sequence ATGATTTCAGGAAAAAATTATATTGGAAATAACCTCTCTGGCTTAAATTCAAAAACCTATACCACCTTCAATCCACAACTAAACCAAGCAAATAAGGAACAATTTTATGAGGCCACACCTAAAGAAATAAACGAAGCTGTTTTGTTAGCTACCGTTGCTTTTGAAAGCTATAAAAAAATAGCAGGATCTAAAAAAGCAGAATTTTTAAATAGTATTGCCGATGAAATTTTAGCTTTAGGTGATTTGTTAATTGAAACCTATTGCAAAGAATCAGGTTTACCTGAAGCAAGAGCAAATGGAGAAAGAGCTAGGACTATTGGACAATTGCGATCTTTTGCAAACCTAGTGGAAGAAGGTTCTTGGGTAGAGGCTACAATCGATACTGCTCAAGCCCTTAGAGAACCTGCTCCAAAACCAGACCTACGTAAAATGATGCTGCCTTTGGGGCCTGTAGTTGTATTTGGTGCCAGTAATTTTCCTTTAGCCTATTCAACCGCTGGAGGTGATACGGCTGCCGCTTTGGCGGCTGGTTGTCCCGTGATTGTAAAAAGTCATCCCATGCATGCTGGTACGGGCGAGTTAGTAGCTTCTGCCATCATAAAAGCTGCTGAAAAAACAGGAATGCCAAACGGTGTTTTCTCTAATTTGAATAGTAGCGGTATTGATGTTGGTGTGCAATTAGTGCAACATCCTCAAGTAAAAGCCGTAGGATTTACTGGCAGTATTACCGGTGGTAGGGCTTTGTTTGATGAAGCGGTTAAGCGTGATGAACCTATCCCAGTTTTTGCGGAAATGGGAAGTATAAATCCAGTAGTTATCTTACCAAGAGCTCTAGAAGTAGATAGTGAAAAATGGGCAAAGACCTATGCGGGATCTATTACGCTTGGAGCTGGTCAATTTTGTACCAACCCAGGTTTACTATTAGGAATAAAAAGTGCTATGCTAAGCAGTTTTATTCAGCGTTTATCCCAAGAAATTGTGAAAATAGATCCTACTTGTATGCTGCATCCCAATATTTATGAATCGTACAAAAAAAACAAGCAAACTTCATTTTCGCAGTCAGGGGTTGAAGTGGTGGCAGATTATAGTCCCACGGTAAACAATAACTACGCGAAACAAGCAGTGGTAAGCGTTGATGGTGCTACTTTTTTAAAAAATACAACGCTACATCATGAGGTTTTTGGTCCTTATTCATTGGTGGTACAATGTGATCATGCTAAAGAATTAGAACTCATTATAGCGACATTAGAAGGACAGTTAACGGGTACCATACTAACCGATACTATTGAAGCTAAAGACTACACAGATGTTATTAGTGCATTGAGTAATAGGGTAGGGCGTATCATTTTTAATGGCGTCCCTACAGGTGTTGAAGTTTGCCCGTCCATGCAACACGGTGGGCCTTATCCTGCCTCTACTGATAGTCGATTTACGGCGGTAGGGGTTCATAGCATCAAAAGATGGATTCGACCATTTTCCTTCCAAGATTGGCCTAATGAATTATTACCACAAGAATTACAGAACGAAAATCCACTACAAATTAGTAGATTAGTCAATGGAAATCACACAAGGAATAAAATATGA